One window from the genome of Pyrobaculum ferrireducens encodes:
- a CDS encoding GNAT family N-acetyltransferase produces MDIDYVEITGVHSKIQEFYRAVSLDSVIYRFLHPISDPVYIYRYLWSRGCKTFLIYYRNKAVGVIDITPCGEGAEVAIVIADAHQGKGLGRAVAVDFAPRLREMGFKYAVAYVSPENYKALSIARRMGAEVRCRDICIVIYRLVEDRDVCR; encoded by the coding sequence GTGGACATTGACTACGTCGAGATAACTGGGGTACACTCAAAAATTCAAGAGTTTTACCGCGCGGTTTCGCTAGACAGCGTAATATATAGATTTTTACACCCAATTTCAGATCCTGTATATATATACAGGTATTTGTGGAGCCGGGGCTGTAAGACCTTTCTCATCTACTATAGAAACAAGGCTGTGGGGGTGATAGACATAACTCCATGTGGCGAAGGGGCTGAGGTCGCGATAGTGATAGCAGATGCGCACCAAGGCAAGGGCCTGGGGAGGGCCGTGGCTGTGGACTTCGCGCCGAGGCTTAGGGAAATGGGGTTTAAATACGCCGTGGCGTACGTCTCCCCCGAGAACTACAAGGCGCTGTCTATAGCTAGGAGGATGGGGGCTGAGGTTAGATGTAGAGACATATGCATCGTGATCTACAGGCTTGTGGAAGATAGAGATGTGTGTAGATAA
- the fbp gene encoding fructose-1,6-bisphosphate aldolase/phosphatase codes for MKVTVSIIKADVGGFPGHAHVHPKMLEYAAAKLKEAQKRGLIIDYFVYNVGDDISLLMTHTKGEDNPEIHGLAWETFKEVTEQIAKRYKLYGAGQDLLKDAFSGNVRGMGPQVAEMEFEERPSEPLIVFAADKTEPGAFNLPLYKMFADPFNTAGLVIDPSMHEGFIFEVLDVVEHKVYLLKTPEEAYSLLGLIGTTGRYIIRKVFRKADGAPAAANSVERLSLIAGRYVGKDDPVMVVRAQSGLPAVGEVLEAFAHPHLVHGWMRGSHAGPLMPARFISVDPERRIAIGAKMTRFDGPPKVGALGFQLHEGYLEGGVDLFDDPAFDYVRQVAAQVADYIRRMGPFQPHRLPPEEMEYTALPKILSKIKAYPADQYEKNRRRYVEAVVKGVKVEESQHD; via the coding sequence ATGAAGGTAACGGTTTCCATAATTAAAGCCGACGTAGGCGGCTTCCCAGGTCACGCCCATGTCCACCCAAAAATGCTTGAGTACGCCGCGGCGAAATTGAAAGAGGCCCAGAAGAGGGGTCTCATAATCGACTACTTCGTCTACAACGTGGGAGACGACATATCTCTACTAATGACTCACACAAAAGGCGAAGACAACCCCGAGATCCACGGCCTTGCATGGGAGACCTTCAAGGAGGTCACCGAGCAGATAGCCAAGAGGTACAAGCTGTACGGCGCGGGCCAGGACCTTTTGAAAGACGCCTTCTCCGGCAACGTCAGGGGCATGGGCCCCCAGGTTGCGGAGATGGAGTTCGAGGAGAGGCCCAGCGAGCCATTGATCGTATTCGCCGCCGACAAGACCGAGCCAGGCGCCTTCAACCTCCCCCTCTACAAAATGTTCGCAGACCCCTTCAACACAGCCGGCCTCGTCATAGACCCCTCGATGCACGAAGGCTTCATATTCGAGGTGCTAGACGTAGTTGAGCACAAGGTATATCTGCTCAAGACGCCGGAGGAGGCCTACTCCCTCCTCGGCCTTATAGGAACCACCGGGAGGTATATAATTAGGAAAGTCTTTAGAAAAGCCGACGGCGCCCCCGCCGCCGCCAACAGCGTCGAGAGGCTCTCCCTCATAGCTGGCCGCTACGTCGGCAAAGACGACCCGGTGATGGTGGTCAGGGCGCAGTCGGGCCTGCCCGCTGTGGGGGAGGTGCTCGAGGCGTTCGCCCACCCACACCTCGTGCACGGCTGGATGCGCGGTAGCCACGCCGGGCCGTTGATGCCGGCGCGCTTCATCTCAGTCGATCCCGAGCGGAGGATCGCCATCGGGGCCAAGATGACGCGGTTCGACGGGCCGCCGAAGGTAGGCGCCCTCGGGTTCCAGCTCCACGAGGGGTATCTGGAGGGGGGTGTGGACCTCTTTGACGACCCAGCCTTCGACTACGTGAGGCAAGTCGCGGCGCAGGTGGCCGACTACATCAGGAGGATGGGGCCGTTCCAGCCCCACAGACTGCCGCCGGAGGAGATGGAGTACACCGCGCTACCGAAGATATTATCCAAGATTAAGGCGTACCCCGCCGATCAGTATGAGAAGAATAGGAGGAGGTACGTGGAGGCTGTCGTAAAGGGGGTGAAGGTTGAGGAGTCGCAACACGACTAG
- a CDS encoding pyridoxal phosphate-dependent aminotransferase, with the protein MTLPPPAGILKLDQNEVPIPPPEHVVAAAAQALSVSNWYQPAALYDEVRQLYAEYSGVDPSRVWLFPGADDFFDILLHRVKTLAAPRPTYFLLEDQSAFHRVALVQSPLTGEEFRLDFSDFLDKAKRADAVYVDNPNNPTGQLLLDQREVEELLALGKPTVIDEAYFEFSGVTVAGLVDSWPNLAVVRTMSKAFLMAGFRVTPVLAGRGWEIHYNTVRFRVSLASLAAARAALYKRDYVNDVVRQIREGAELLRQGLAKAGVKTWPTWANFLLARGPPGFAQLLRKHGVWVRDEEQRLGPGYVRITVGTREMNLQLLRTVAAVLSPASAPT; encoded by the coding sequence ATGACCCTCCCGCCGCCCGCCGGCATTCTTAAGCTTGACCAGAACGAGGTGCCCATACCGCCTCCGGAGCATGTTGTCGCGGCCGCGGCCCAGGCGCTGTCTGTGAGTAACTGGTATCAGCCCGCGGCTCTGTACGACGAGGTTAGGCAGCTCTACGCAGAGTATTCGGGGGTAGACCCGAGCCGCGTCTGGCTGTTCCCGGGGGCAGACGACTTTTTCGACATATTGCTACACAGGGTAAAGACGTTGGCGGCCCCCCGCCCCACGTACTTCCTCCTAGAGGACCAGTCTGCGTTTCACAGAGTGGCCCTTGTGCAGAGCCCGCTTACGGGCGAGGAGTTCCGCCTAGACTTCTCGGATTTTCTAGACAAGGCCAAGAGGGCGGACGCCGTGTATGTAGACAACCCCAACAACCCCACTGGCCAGCTCCTACTGGACCAGAGAGAGGTGGAGGAGCTACTGGCGCTGGGCAAGCCCACTGTCATCGACGAGGCGTATTTCGAGTTTTCCGGCGTGACTGTGGCCGGACTGGTGGATTCCTGGCCCAACCTCGCCGTGGTTAGGACAATGTCAAAGGCGTTTCTAATGGCCGGGTTCAGAGTTACGCCGGTGCTCGCCGGGAGGGGCTGGGAGATACACTACAACACGGTGAGGTTTAGAGTGTCTCTTGCTTCTCTCGCCGCGGCCAGGGCCGCCCTGTACAAAAGGGATTACGTCAACGACGTGGTGAGGCAGATAAGGGAGGGCGCCGAGCTTCTGAGGCAGGGCCTCGCCAAGGCGGGGGTCAAGACGTGGCCTACGTGGGCCAACTTCCTCCTAGCCAGAGGCCCGCCTGGCTTCGCCCAGTTGCTCAGAAAACACGGAGTATGGGTCAGAGACGAGGAGCAGAGGCTCGGCCCGGGCTACGTCCGCATTACCGTGGGGACAAGGGAGATGAACCTCCAGCTACTGAGGACCGTGGCTGCCGTGCTCAGCCCCGCCTCTGCGCCGACTTAG
- a CDS encoding MarC family protein: MTPVEFLGLVGQLYAIMNPIGKLAIVGPLAVEKPEYVRKITIVVVVTVYILSSIFALSGGVILAVFGVSIDSFRIAGGIVLMAISIMTLVSGSYVGRLEITEEQAVVPLATPLIVGPGTITALIIMSSIYGPATALAVSVTASTAVAATLLLGIRVVRYVGATPMRLLGRFMSLIIASVATEMILTGVKNHVARWMS, translated from the coding sequence GTGACCCCCGTGGAGTTCTTGGGTTTGGTAGGTCAGCTTTACGCTATTATGAATCCCATAGGGAAGCTTGCCATTGTAGGCCCTCTCGCTGTTGAAAAGCCTGAGTACGTCCGGAAGATAACCATAGTCGTAGTTGTCACGGTGTACATCCTATCGTCCATCTTCGCCTTAAGCGGAGGGGTCATCCTGGCCGTGTTTGGCGTCAGCATCGACAGCTTTAGAATTGCCGGCGGCATTGTGTTGATGGCTATTTCCATAATGACTTTGGTATCTGGCTCCTACGTGGGCCGTCTGGAGATTACTGAGGAGCAGGCGGTTGTCCCGCTGGCGACGCCTCTAATAGTGGGCCCGGGCACTATCACTGCTCTAATCATAATGTCGTCTATATACGGCCCGGCAACTGCGCTGGCGGTTTCTGTGACCGCGTCCACGGCAGTTGCGGCGACGTTGCTACTAGGCATCAGAGTTGTTAGGTACGTGGGGGCCACGCCCATGAGGCTCCTCGGCAGATTTATGTCTCTTATCATAGCCTCGGTGGCAACGGAAATGATTCTAACAGGTGTTAAAAACCACGTAGCGAGATGGATGTCGTAG
- a CDS encoding YkgJ family cysteine cluster protein, translating to MTFRCEPGCALCCRASPVTVLPHEVYILQKYARDLGVEVVFTPAYKVADLKSSLRVALSYLMHLDEGGACPFLDGTRCMLHGLYKPLTCRSFPYLPKIIRYELDPAAREVRMDVKFVMSTLCPVVRRDLTAADVAHMANVKVAVKYAPREVGVAVKTLEKRYLYAKILSELWKRGEAELDEEGKYPFFPIINGFTYIRRFYPELTIEKFL from the coding sequence GTGACGTTTAGATGCGAGCCGGGTTGCGCCTTGTGTTGCAGAGCCAGTCCGGTGACCGTGTTGCCACACGAAGTGTACATCCTGCAGAAATACGCCAGGGATCTGGGCGTAGAGGTGGTGTTTACACCTGCCTACAAGGTTGCCGATTTAAAGTCTAGTCTCAGGGTGGCTCTGTCGTACTTAATGCACCTCGACGAGGGTGGCGCCTGTCCCTTTCTCGACGGGACGAGGTGTATGTTGCATGGCCTCTACAAACCTCTGACGTGCAGGTCGTTTCCCTACCTGCCGAAGATTATCCGCTACGAGCTGGACCCGGCGGCGCGCGAGGTTAGGATGGATGTCAAGTTTGTGATGTCCACTCTATGCCCAGTGGTGCGCCGCGACTTAACGGCGGCTGACGTGGCGCATATGGCTAACGTAAAGGTGGCTGTGAAATACGCGCCGAGAGAAGTCGGCGTAGCCGTCAAGACGCTGGAGAAGCGGTATCTATACGCCAAGATTCTGTCAGAGCTGTGGAAGAGGGGGGAGGCGGAGCTAGACGAGGAGGGGAAATACCCGTTCTTCCCCATCATAAACGGGTTCACCTATATCCGCCGATTCTACCCCGAGCTGACTATTGAAAAGTTTCTATAG
- a CDS encoding SufD family Fe-S cluster assembly protein gives MDVKSARSLGAELVGKLPWQEIADSPTIRYYTDWSRFEGFKRLEAAPRVELPVSGCEVVVYNGVLLGAGRCGRVEVGVADDVFKEIQINSKILALHAAALREPVSVRVRGSVGPLVVKLLASERGAHVASHVVLDIDSAASGSVVIYVEAGEGVMHTAVVEGVAGGGVEYVLVSRGGGPQYVHSALSVRSALYARPLVMGGVMNSVREEYVTGEGASVEVVGLELGTGASRLDHVVSVINDAPRGRGRARLYAVAADKSFVTQRAVGRITKRGVGSDSAVEGVVYIAGEGAVANTQPIILVETGEVEGARHSAADAALDEEREYYLRARGVRREDLPKLLIASLIDQYLSSLSAQARGFVEEVVKAPGVL, from the coding sequence ATGGATGTTAAGTCAGCCAGGTCGCTTGGGGCGGAGCTGGTGGGTAAGCTTCCTTGGCAGGAGATCGCTGACTCACCAACCATTAGGTACTACACCGACTGGTCTAGGTTTGAGGGGTTTAAGCGCTTGGAGGCCGCGCCGAGGGTTGAGTTGCCTGTCTCCGGCTGTGAGGTTGTTGTCTACAACGGCGTGTTGCTGGGGGCTGGGAGGTGCGGGAGGGTGGAGGTGGGGGTCGCCGACGACGTGTTTAAAGAGATACAGATAAACAGCAAGATATTGGCCCTGCACGCCGCGGCGCTGAGGGAGCCCGTGTCTGTGAGGGTGAGGGGCTCGGTAGGCCCCCTGGTGGTTAAGTTGCTGGCCTCTGAGAGGGGGGCCCACGTGGCTAGCCACGTCGTGTTGGATATCGACAGCGCCGCCTCGGGCTCTGTAGTTATCTACGTCGAGGCGGGGGAGGGGGTGATGCACACCGCCGTGGTGGAGGGGGTGGCCGGCGGCGGTGTGGAGTACGTGCTTGTGTCTAGGGGCGGGGGGCCTCAGTATGTCCACTCAGCGCTTTCCGTGAGGAGCGCCCTCTACGCGAGGCCCTTGGTGATGGGGGGCGTGATGAACTCGGTGAGGGAGGAATATGTGACGGGGGAGGGGGCCTCTGTTGAGGTGGTGGGTCTTGAGCTGGGCACCGGCGCCTCTAGGCTTGACCACGTGGTTTCTGTTATAAACGACGCGCCTAGGGGTAGGGGTCGCGCCCGGCTCTACGCAGTGGCGGCGGACAAGTCGTTTGTTACGCAGAGGGCCGTGGGCCGCATCACGAAGCGGGGGGTTGGTAGCGACAGCGCGGTGGAGGGCGTGGTGTACATAGCGGGGGAGGGGGCCGTCGCCAACACCCAGCCCATCATCCTGGTGGAGACTGGCGAGGTGGAGGGGGCTAGGCACTCGGCCGCCGACGCCGCGCTGGACGAGGAGAGGGAGTACTACCTCAGAGCCAGGGGGGTGAGGAGGGAGGATCTGCCTAAGTTGCTCATTGCGAGCTTGATAGATCAGTACCTCTCGTCGCTGTCGGCGCAAGCCCGGGGTTTTGTAGAAGAGGTTGTCAAAGCCCCGGGCGTGCTCTAG
- a CDS encoding 2-oxoacid:acceptor oxidoreductase family protein: MKISFLIGGPQGRGVETASFMFIYGVGSAGYYVYSRREFWSNIAGGRHSYVVGTISEKWPAPAPGNSVELALTFDGHAVLEHVFHLKKGSYLVYNTEEDSKTPDNYAMMSKALADRLKKFAKENGFEPTVKGYVDYLRRGGVEVIGLPYNKHITEIGRKIGVTSPVMLARFVNTFVVALGAALLGLSDEYVARGVGFALGKKADVIEQNKKVAAEAMKLVDRRIAVLEPREPGVKRVFWNGNEASGYGKVVGGIRFIAYYPITPATDDAMTFERLIPFPVARDAGEFSKYERVGAVAFQAEDELAAVAIATGGAIAGARSATATSGPGFSLMAEALSMAGMMEIGLVVTLWMRAGPSTGQATRQGQQDLLFSLYIGHGEYPKIVYASGDLEEVFLDSIRVANWAERYRVPVIHLLDKNLSNTFAVMPLPDPSKVKIATVKPVVYPQTKEVEAYPLDEEIPPKLLPGVSNAIFHLNSLEHDPEGDPEEDPVVVARMFERRMAKLRLIEQEIPPEEKLVYYGPENARRVMVGWGSTKPAILTTLEELRDVGFLYIKLLYPYPAELVRRYLQGREALFIENNYYGQLALTTRMYAGIEPKAVAVKFNGRPITSDDVLYAFKKFEEGQNIIKIETDL; this comes from the coding sequence ATGAAAATTAGTTTCTTAATAGGAGGCCCCCAGGGTAGAGGTGTTGAGACTGCGTCTTTCATGTTTATATACGGCGTCGGCTCCGCGGGGTATTATGTATACTCCAGGAGGGAGTTCTGGAGTAACATAGCAGGTGGGCGCCATAGCTATGTAGTTGGGACAATATCAGAGAAGTGGCCCGCCCCGGCGCCGGGAAACTCTGTAGAGCTGGCGCTGACTTTCGACGGCCACGCGGTGCTGGAGCACGTCTTTCACTTAAAGAAGGGGAGCTACTTAGTGTACAACACTGAGGAGGACTCCAAAACTCCTGATAACTACGCGATGATGTCTAAGGCGCTGGCAGACAGATTGAAAAAATTCGCAAAGGAGAACGGCTTCGAGCCCACGGTGAAGGGCTACGTAGATTACCTAAGGCGAGGCGGCGTCGAGGTCATCGGGTTGCCCTATAATAAACACATCACCGAAATTGGGAGGAAGATTGGGGTTACGTCGCCGGTTATGTTGGCCAGATTTGTAAACACCTTCGTAGTGGCATTAGGCGCGGCGTTGCTGGGTCTCAGCGATGAGTACGTGGCTAGGGGCGTCGGCTTTGCTCTTGGGAAAAAGGCAGATGTGATTGAGCAAAACAAGAAGGTAGCGGCAGAGGCCATGAAGCTGGTGGATAGGAGAATTGCCGTACTAGAGCCGAGGGAGCCAGGCGTCAAACGCGTGTTCTGGAATGGAAACGAGGCCTCTGGATATGGCAAAGTAGTGGGGGGGATTAGATTTATCGCCTATTACCCCATAACCCCCGCCACTGACGACGCCATGACTTTTGAAAGGCTGATACCATTCCCAGTGGCGAGAGATGCCGGGGAGTTCTCTAAATATGAGCGAGTTGGCGCCGTGGCCTTCCAAGCTGAAGACGAGCTTGCGGCTGTGGCTATCGCGACTGGTGGTGCTATCGCCGGCGCTAGGTCGGCCACCGCCACCTCTGGCCCGGGCTTTAGCCTAATGGCTGAGGCGCTCTCCATGGCGGGCATGATGGAGATTGGGTTGGTAGTTACGTTATGGATGAGAGCTGGGCCAAGCACTGGGCAGGCGACGAGGCAGGGTCAGCAAGATCTATTATTTTCGCTATACATAGGCCACGGCGAGTATCCCAAAATAGTCTACGCCAGCGGCGACCTGGAGGAGGTTTTCCTAGACAGCATCCGCGTGGCTAACTGGGCCGAGAGATATAGAGTGCCGGTAATTCACCTCCTCGACAAAAACCTGTCTAATACATTCGCCGTGATGCCGCTACCAGATCCATCCAAGGTCAAGATAGCCACGGTGAAGCCGGTGGTGTATCCACAAACTAAGGAGGTGGAGGCCTATCCCCTAGATGAGGAGATACCGCCTAAGTTGCTACCCGGCGTGTCAAACGCAATATTCCACCTAAACAGCCTGGAGCACGACCCCGAGGGCGACCCTGAGGAAGACCCGGTGGTGGTGGCGAGGATGTTCGAGAGGAGGATGGCGAAGCTGAGGTTGATTGAGCAGGAGATACCGCCTGAGGAGAAGCTAGTCTACTACGGCCCCGAGAACGCCAGACGTGTAATGGTGGGGTGGGGCTCCACGAAACCCGCCATACTGACGACACTTGAGGAGCTACGCGATGTGGGGTTCCTGTACATAAAGCTACTGTACCCATACCCCGCCGAGCTGGTGCGGAGGTATCTCCAGGGCAGAGAGGCACTCTTCATCGAAAATAACTACTATGGCCAACTTGCGCTGACAACCCGCATGTACGCTGGAATAGAGCCGAAGGCCGTCGCCGTTAAGTTCAACGGGAGGCCCATAACCAGCGATGATGTTTTATACGCCTTTAAAAAATTCGAGGAGGGCCAAAACATTATTAAAATAGAGACGGATTTGTGA
- a CDS encoding PaREP1-like protein produces the protein MEPLALLKRRVEQLGKDADAYLLELLAREADPPERVEAYLAASEWFWREGLRLLSLGDLRQASEKIWNAVVQAVKAYAEVTGLPHDSHRLIWAVVRRLARDRPELITMFAAVEQLHINFYEGHLERGDIEALLKAAESVRSYAVEMAKSAQRRG, from the coding sequence GTGGAGCCCTTGGCGTTGCTAAAAAGGCGGGTTGAACAGCTCGGGAAGGATGCAGATGCATACCTCCTAGAGCTCCTAGCCCGGGAGGCGGACCCCCCGGAGAGGGTTGAGGCGTATCTAGCCGCCTCTGAGTGGTTCTGGAGGGAGGGGCTGAGGTTGCTATCGCTAGGAGACTTGAGACAGGCATCTGAGAAGATATGGAACGCAGTTGTGCAAGCCGTGAAGGCCTACGCAGAGGTCACGGGGCTTCCGCACGACTCTCACAGACTAATCTGGGCTGTGGTGAGGCGGCTGGCTAGAGATAGGCCGGAGCTAATCACCATGTTCGCCGCCGTTGAGCAGTTGCATATAAACTTCTACGAGGGACACCTCGAGAGGGGAGATATAGAAGCTCTTCTAAAGGCGGCGGAGTCCGTCCGGTCATACGCCGTGGAGATGGCTAAGTCGGCGCAGAGGCGGGGCTGA
- a CDS encoding 2-oxoacid:ferredoxin oxidoreductase subunit beta: MQQVVKRTAADYRWLRAPEWCPGCGHFGVLQAIYNAFAELNLDPANVVLVSGIGCSSRLPHYVRTTSVHAIHGRAIPYALGIKLANPSLEVVVVGGDGDLMAIGGNHLLHMGRRNVDMTVILMDNSVYGLTRGQAGPTLPAGIKVKAVPKANPQSEINPLLMALTAGFTFIARGYSYDIKYTTRLIVEAIRHRGSAFVQIYSPCVTYNNIMTREWYEKRIYKLEEADPSWDPVVHDEKELDTKIRKALDKIVERERLPLGIFYKNELIPTFEERYESLYDPNYRVLPPALQPVEVDGKSIIDFEKLIADRLL, translated from the coding sequence ATGCAACAGGTTGTTAAGAGGACGGCCGCCGATTATAGGTGGCTACGCGCGCCTGAGTGGTGCCCCGGGTGTGGACATTTCGGCGTCTTGCAAGCCATCTACAACGCCTTTGCGGAGCTTAACCTCGACCCCGCTAACGTGGTGCTTGTCTCCGGCATCGGCTGCTCCTCACGTCTTCCCCACTACGTCCGCACCACTAGCGTACATGCAATACACGGGAGGGCTATTCCCTATGCCCTGGGGATAAAGCTGGCAAATCCCTCCCTCGAGGTGGTGGTGGTGGGCGGAGACGGAGACTTGATGGCTATAGGCGGCAACCACCTACTCCACATGGGGAGGAGAAACGTCGACATGACTGTTATCCTAATGGACAACTCGGTATATGGACTTACGAGGGGGCAGGCAGGCCCCACCCTACCAGCTGGGATTAAGGTAAAGGCTGTGCCCAAGGCAAACCCCCAGAGCGAGATTAACCCACTCCTCATGGCGCTCACGGCGGGGTTCACCTTCATCGCGAGGGGCTACTCGTACGACATAAAATACACCACGCGGCTGATCGTAGAGGCGATTAGACACAGGGGTAGCGCCTTTGTGCAGATATACAGCCCCTGCGTAACTTACAACAACATAATGACGAGGGAGTGGTACGAGAAGAGGATATACAAACTAGAAGAGGCTGATCCGAGCTGGGACCCCGTCGTCCACGACGAGAAGGAGCTGGACACCAAGATACGCAAGGCGCTTGATAAGATAGTGGAGCGCGAAAGGCTCCCACTTGGCATATTCTACAAGAACGAGCTTATCCCAACCTTCGAGGAGCGGTATGAAAGCCTATACGACCCCAACTACAGGGTCCTCCCGCCTGCACTACAGCCAGTAGAGGTGGATGGCAAATCTATCATAGACTTCGAAAAGCTCATCGCAGACAGATTGCTATAG
- the carA gene encoding glutamine-hydrolyzing carbamoyl-phosphate synthase small subunit, translating into MDVKGANGRAYLVLEDGTTFVGRPIGAERVAVGEVVFTTAVVGYPQVLTDPSYRGQILTFTMPLIGNYGVSEDQMESDGVKVEGVVLFEATSPSHYKSVMSLDEWLAASGVPGVARVDTRALVQILREHGVMMGAVGPEEPGVLLEKLRRSPRYDEVVYVDQVSVKEPVELGDGKLCVGIVDCGVKKSIVREFLKRGVKVRLVPCRRPEAAFDCDALFVSNGPGNPKLLDFLSTKIAEYVEYRKPLMGICLGHQVIAMALGARIHKLKFGHRASNKPVRDLLFTGGTYITTHNHGYAVDPSGTELKVWAVQPDDGTVEGLYHERLPVLTTQWHPEASPGPHDTRWVFDKFLKLAHRHAGR; encoded by the coding sequence ATTGATGTCAAAGGGGCGAATGGGAGGGCTTACCTCGTCCTTGAAGACGGCACTACTTTCGTAGGGAGGCCAATTGGGGCGGAGAGGGTAGCGGTGGGGGAGGTTGTCTTCACCACCGCCGTTGTGGGCTATCCGCAGGTGTTGACCGATCCGAGCTACAGGGGGCAGATACTTACATTCACGATGCCCTTGATAGGTAACTACGGCGTCTCGGAGGACCAGATGGAGTCCGACGGGGTGAAGGTGGAGGGTGTTGTGCTGTTCGAGGCGACGTCGCCGAGCCACTACAAATCCGTGATGTCGCTTGACGAGTGGCTAGCCGCCTCCGGCGTGCCCGGCGTGGCTCGGGTCGACACGAGGGCGCTGGTGCAGATTCTTAGAGAGCATGGTGTGATGATGGGGGCGGTGGGGCCCGAGGAGCCTGGGGTGTTGCTGGAGAAGTTGCGCAGATCGCCCCGCTACGACGAGGTGGTCTACGTCGACCAGGTATCTGTCAAAGAGCCTGTGGAGCTGGGGGACGGGAAGCTCTGCGTGGGTATTGTAGACTGCGGCGTGAAGAAGTCGATAGTGAGAGAGTTTTTGAAGAGGGGTGTAAAGGTGAGGCTTGTGCCGTGCCGCCGGCCCGAGGCGGCTTTCGACTGCGACGCGTTGTTTGTCAGCAACGGCCCCGGCAACCCCAAGCTACTGGACTTCCTATCTACAAAGATTGCGGAGTATGTAGAGTATAGAAAGCCCCTGATGGGCATATGCCTCGGCCACCAGGTGATTGCCATGGCCCTAGGCGCCAGGATACACAAGCTGAAATTCGGCCACAGAGCCAGCAACAAGCCTGTACGCGACTTGTTATTCACCGGCGGGACCTACATAACCACCCACAACCACGGCTACGCCGTCGATCCAAGCGGCACCGAGCTGAAGGTGTGGGCTGTACAGCCAGACGACGGCACCGTGGAGGGCCTCTACCACGAGCGTCTCCCGGTGTTAACCACCCAGTGGCACCCCGAGGCCTCGCCGGGGCCTCACGACACGAGGTGGGTCTTCGACAAGTTCCTAAAGCTGGCGCACCGCCATGCCGGACGTTAG
- a CDS encoding tRNA(Ile)(2)-agmatinylcytidine synthase: MRVYIGIDDTDSHRGGCTTYVGYVFAKEVLKRWGPGAFQDFPRLIRLNPNVPFKTRGNAAVSLALDVPPGDVDELWRLAVEVVQTLARREGKTDPGVAMAVGAVPERARVLYRMALTQVVSISAAERAGLKTWGGRGRIGAAAAVGAELPLSTFELIAYREGERLPIPPQLARTMEALTYPFTFHNVDRNRVLIEPRGPDPVYFGVRGLTPQHLVYAESLLESWGFKPSGWVIYRTNQAVDAHIELGIYFEEPYPYSFYRARGVIQGVKRVGGRHLVGWLDSGLPFVVYRHLGRMAAELERCVGCDVELYGGLKPRGGRLYLYVERAYILGRYRRARERCPYCGGSLESAGAGKGWRCRVCGTLFRRAATRWIYDHAPRALILPRPGEWRHLLRPPGVEPEIASFFSPSAVRWIV, encoded by the coding sequence ATGAGGGTTTACATAGGGATCGACGACACAGACAGCCACAGGGGGGGTTGCACAACGTATGTAGGCTACGTATTTGCGAAGGAGGTGTTGAAGAGGTGGGGCCCCGGGGCCTTCCAAGACTTCCCCCGGCTCATTAGGCTGAACCCCAACGTGCCGTTTAAGACTAGGGGCAACGCCGCCGTGTCCCTAGCCCTAGATGTGCCGCCCGGCGACGTAGATGAGCTCTGGAGACTCGCCGTGGAGGTGGTCCAAACCCTCGCCAGGCGGGAGGGCAAGACAGACCCAGGCGTCGCCATGGCCGTCGGCGCCGTGCCGGAGCGCGCGCGGGTCCTATACAGAATGGCGCTGACGCAGGTGGTTAGCATAAGCGCGGCTGAGCGCGCAGGGCTTAAGACGTGGGGCGGCAGGGGTAGGATAGGCGCCGCCGCCGCCGTGGGGGCGGAGCTCCCCCTCTCCACCTTCGAGCTCATCGCCTACCGCGAGGGGGAGAGGCTACCGATACCCCCCCAGCTGGCGAGGACCATGGAGGCCCTCACCTATCCATTCACCTTTCACAACGTCGATAGGAACAGGGTGTTGATCGAGCCCAGGGGGCCCGACCCCGTGTACTTCGGCGTGAGGGGGCTAACCCCCCAGCACCTCGTATACGCAGAGTCTCTTTTAGAAAGCTGGGGCTTCAAGCCGTCGGGCTGGGTTATCTACAGGACTAACCAAGCCGTGGACGCCCACATCGAGCTGGGGATCTACTTCGAAGAGCCCTATCCCTACTCTTTCTACAGAGCCAGGGGGGTAATACAAGGCGTAAAGAGGGTGGGGGGGAGGCATCTTGTGGGGTGGCTGGACAGCGGCCTTCCGTTCGTGGTCTATAGACATCTGGGGAGAATGGCGGCTGAGCTGGAGAGGTGCGTTGGGTGCGACGTGGAGCTCTACGGGGGGCTGAAGCCCCGCGGGGGGCGGCTCTACCTATACGTAGAGAGGGCGTACATCCTCGGGCGCTACCGGAGGGCTAGAGAGAGGTGTCCCTACTGCGGAGGCTCGCTGGAAAGCGCCGGGGCTGGGAAGGGCTGGAGATGCCGCGTCTGCGGCACGCTGTTCCGCCGGGCCGCCACCAGGTGGATATACGACCACGCCCCCAGGGCTCTGATTCTGCCCAGGCCCGGCGAGTGGCGCCACCTCCTTAGGCCGCCCGGGGTTGAGCCGGAGATCGCAAGCTTCTTCTCCCCCAGCGCCGTCAGGTGGATTGTCTAG